A region from the Pseudomonas sp. KU26590 genome encodes:
- the ppx gene encoding exopolyphosphatase, whose amino-acid sequence MPLSTAKNLSLIAAIDLGSNSFHMVVAKANQGEIRILERLGEKVQLAAGIDDDRRLSEESMQRGLDCLKRFAQLINGMPPGAVRIVGTNALREARNRNEFIHRAEEILGHPVEVISGREEARLIYLGVSHTLADTPGKRLVADIGGGSTEFIIGQRFEPLLRESLQMGCVSFTQRYFKDGKITPARYAQAYTAARLEIMSIEHALHRLTWDEAIGSSGTIRAIGLALKAGGHGNGEVNAEGLAWLKRKLMKLGEVDKIDFEGLKPDRRAIFPAGLAILEAIFDALDLKRMDHCEGALREGVLYDLLGRHHHEDVRERTLSSLMERYHVDLEQAARVERKALSALEQVAKAWELEDNSYRELLSWAAKVHEVGLDIAHYHYHKHGAYLIEHSDLAGFSREDQQMLGLLVRGHRRNIPKDKFAEFGNEGVKLIRLCVLLRFAILFHHIRGTQEMPQPVLTANDNHLDIVFPDGWLENNQLTQADFALEAEWLTRVGIILNVR is encoded by the coding sequence ATGCCGCTATCCACAGCCAAAAACCTCTCGCTGATCGCCGCGATCGACCTGGGCTCCAACAGCTTTCATATGGTTGTCGCCAAAGCCAATCAGGGCGAAATTCGCATCCTTGAGCGGCTCGGTGAGAAAGTGCAGCTGGCCGCGGGGATCGATGACGACCGCCGCCTCAGCGAAGAATCCATGCAACGCGGGCTCGACTGCCTTAAGCGTTTCGCTCAACTGATCAACGGTATGCCGCCCGGCGCCGTGCGCATCGTCGGCACCAACGCCCTGCGCGAAGCCCGCAACCGCAACGAATTCATTCACCGCGCCGAAGAAATCCTTGGCCATCCGGTCGAGGTCATCTCCGGCCGTGAAGAAGCGCGCCTGATCTACCTGGGCGTCTCCCACACCCTGGCCGACACGCCCGGCAAGCGCCTGGTCGCCGACATTGGCGGCGGCAGCACCGAATTCATCATCGGCCAGCGCTTCGAGCCTTTGCTGCGCGAAAGCCTGCAAATGGGCTGCGTCAGCTTCACTCAGCGTTACTTCAAGGACGGCAAGATCACACCCGCGCGTTACGCCCAGGCTTACACCGCAGCGCGGCTGGAAATCATGAGCATCGAGCACGCACTGCATCGTCTGACGTGGGATGAGGCCATTGGCTCGTCCGGCACCATTCGCGCCATCGGCCTGGCACTGAAGGCAGGCGGCCATGGCAATGGCGAGGTCAACGCCGAAGGGCTGGCCTGGCTCAAGCGCAAGCTGATGAAGCTGGGCGAAGTGGACAAGATCGATTTCGAAGGCCTCAAGCCTGATCGTCGGGCGATCTTCCCGGCGGGACTGGCGATTCTCGAAGCCATCTTCGACGCCCTCGACCTCAAGCGCATGGACCACTGCGAAGGCGCGCTGCGTGAAGGCGTGCTGTACGACCTGCTCGGCCGTCATCACCACGAGGACGTGCGCGAACGCACCCTCAGCTCGCTGATGGAGCGCTACCACGTTGATCTCGAACAAGCCGCCCGTGTCGAGCGCAAGGCGCTGTCAGCGCTGGAACAAGTGGCGAAAGCGTGGGAGCTTGAAGACAATTCGTATCGCGAGCTGCTGAGTTGGGCCGCCAAGGTGCATGAAGTGGGTCTGGACATCGCCCACTATCACTACCACAAGCATGGCGCGTACCTGATCGAGCACTCGGACCTTGCCGGCTTTTCCCGCGAGGACCAGCAAATGCTCGGGCTGCTGGTGCGCGGTCACCGCCGTAATATTCCCAAGGACAAGTTTGCCGAGTTCGGCAACGAAGGCGTGAAGCTGATTCGTCTGTGCGTGCTGCTGCGCTTCGCGATCCTGTTTCACCACATTCGCGGCACCCAAGAGATGCCGCAGCCTGTGCTGACCG